From a region of the Triticum aestivum cultivar Chinese Spring chromosome 7D, IWGSC CS RefSeq v2.1, whole genome shotgun sequence genome:
- the LOC123170329 gene encoding stellacyanin-like, which translates to MAAATRALLVAAVIAAALFGTALGATYTVGAPAGSWDLRTNYTRWTSTIRFYAGDELRFQYPAAAHNVVEVTKTAYDNCSSSSPVATFPSGNDVIPLAAVGTRYFICGLPGHCAGGMKVQVNVRSKVVRCRGRGARQRCTQTTPQPSSAAQAGAQPVLALGLAAVLAGLMLLY; encoded by the coding sequence ATGGCGGCAGCTACCAGAGCTCTCCTTGTTGCCGCGGTGATCGCGGCGGCGTTGTTCGGCACGGCGCTCGGCGCCACCTACACAGTCGGCGCACCGGCCGGCTCGTGGGACCTCCGGACAAACTACACCCGATGGACTTCCACCATCAGGTtctacgccggcgacgagctccggttCCAGTACCCGGCTGCGGCGCACAACGTGGTGGAGGTGACCAAGACGGCCTACGACAACTGCAGCAGCTCTAGTCCCGTCGCCACGTTCCCGAGCGGCAACGACGTCATCCCGCTCGCCGCCGTCGGGACCCGGTACTTCATCTGCGGCCTGCCCGGGCACTGCGCCGGTGGCATGAAGGTACAGGTCAACGTCCGGTCCAAGGTGGTGAGATGCCGAGGGAGAGGGGCGAGGCAGCGGTGCACACAGACAACGCCACAGCCGAGCTCGGCGGCTCAGGCTGGTGCTCAGCCTGTGCTAGCGCTCGGGCTGGCCGCCGTCCTGGCTGGTTTGATGCTTCTCTACTAG